Proteins encoded in a region of the Anopheles aquasalis chromosome 2, idAnoAquaMG_Q_19, whole genome shotgun sequence genome:
- the LOC126572537 gene encoding transmembrane protease serine 9 — protein MVYRTSCRCWFLASVVLTLSQLTTIEGQISLSSVPCGQQQQQQRIVGGFDSSRGQITYIASLTKRGGHFCGASIVNERWLLTAGHCICSGTNKVLQPNQIRAVLGLYRMSEFSGNRIDPVADPAYDVGIRTIVPHPGYSCGKTSNDIALLEVTERIYFTPTVRPVCLSSGADASARVDGVTATVAGWGWQQENRQLGDKADTLQRAVVDVFRNEECESMYRRGNRSRTIARTQLCAGKSVGGVDACWADSGGPLVTSNNVLIGIVSTGIGCARPGFPGIYTRVSEYAGWIVTVIERFNARR, from the exons ATGGTGTACCGGACAAGCTGCAGGTGCTGGTTCCTAGCGTCAGTTGTGTTAACCCTCAGCCAGCTGACGACAATCGAAGGGCAGATAAGCT TATCATCAGTGCCATGcgggcagcaacagcagcagcagcggattgTCGGCGGTTTTGACTCAAGCCGTGGTCAGATTACGTACATTGCGAGCCTGACCAAGCGTGGTGGTCACTTTTGTGGTGCGTCGATCGTCAACGAACGGTGGTTGCTGACGGCCGGACACTGCATTTGCAG TGGTACCAATAAGGTGCTTCAACCGAATCAAATCCGAGCCGTGCTCGGTCTCTATCGGATGTCGGAGTTTAgcggcaatcgaatcgatccggTGGCCGATCCGGCGTATGACGTGGGCATTCGTACAATCGTGCCCCATCCAGGGTACAGCTGTGGCAAAACCTCGAACGATATTGCCCTGCTGGAGGTGACGGAACGCATCTACTTCACGCCTACCGTCCGGCCCGTCTGTCTATCGAGTGGTGCGGATGCGTCGGCCCGTGTCGACGGTGTAACGGCGACCGTGGCCGGATGGGGCTGGCAGCAGGAAAATCGCCAGCTGGGCGATAAGGCAGACACACTGCAGCGTGCCGTGGTGGATGTGTTTCGGAACGAGGAGTGCGAAAGCATGTACCGGCGGGGcaatcgatcgcgaacgatcgcCCGGACGCAGTTGTGCGCGGGCAAGAGCGTCGGCGGGGTCGATGCTTGCTGGGCAGATTCCGGGGGACCGCTGGTGACGAGCAACAACGTGCTCATCGGTATCGTCTCGACCGGGATCGGTTGTGCACGGCCCGGCTTTCCCGGGATCTACACACGGGTTAGCGAGTACGCTGGATGGATTGTTACGGTGATCGAGCGCTTTAACGCTAGGCGATAG